CCTTAAGCGATTCGATCTCCTCTTTGAAATGGGCGACATCCTTTTCCTGATTGGCGATTTTGATCTCCTCTTCAAACGAGGAATGTCTCGCCTCGCTCAAGCTTGTCTCGAGTCCTTCAACCCTTGAACCCGCCTCGCCCCGCAGGCGTTCCTTTTCGGCAAGAACGGTCCGCAGGCCGTCGATGATTTGCGCCAGTTCCTTCATCTCGCGTTTTTTTTCAAGAAGGGCCTTGGCGGTGTTTTCAAGCGTGCCGCCCGAGATGACGCCGGAGGGGGCCACCACCTCGCCGTTTAACGTCACCAGGGTCTTGCGATGGCCGTTGGCCGACCAGATGTCGAGGGCATGCCTTAAATCGGAGACAAGATAGATGTCACCGAACAGAAAATCCTTCAACCCCTCATACTCGCCATTCAACGTGACAAAACGGGCCATCGGACCCAGCACCCCTTCTTGTTCCGGGAGCGGTTCCGTCGATTCGCCATAGTCCCGAAGGTTGACGGGAACAAAAGTGGACCGCCCGCTCTGCGCCGTTTTCAGATATTCCGCCGCCTCAACCCCTTCGTTCTGGCTTTTGACGACGACATACTGAAGCTTTTCGCCCAAAACCGCGGAGACGGCCCCTTCGTACTGCGGCTCCGTCTCCACAAAATCGGCCACGGTGCCAAAGATCCCCTCTCCCCCGCTCTCCCGCTTTTTCATCAGAACGGCGCGGGTCCCTTCCTGATACCCCTCGAAATTTTTCTGCAATTCATCCAGCGAGTCGAGGCGGGACTTTTTTTGCGTCAGTTCTTCCTTGAGGCGCATCAATTCCGACTCCGCCCGCTTCAAATTTTCGCGATGCGTGTTGAGTTCCGCCGTGATTTGATCGGTGCGGGCGGAAAGGTTCAGTTTCATCTGACGGAGCGATTCAAGCTCCCCCGCGGCGCTCCGGCAGACCTTTTGCAGTTCGGACAGCCGCCGGGCGAGTTTTTCATTTTCCGCCTCCCACTCCTCGATGCTCTTTTTTGCCGCCTCCTGTTTTTCCCGATGACTTTTCTTTAACGCCTCTATCTGCACGGCGCGGTTTTCCATCTCATGAATTTTTTGTCCCCTCTCCTCCACGGACAATTTGACCAGTCCAACCTGCTTTAAGGCCTCATCCCCTTTTTCTTTAGCCTCTTCCACCTCGGCCTCCAGCCGGGCGATATCCAGATCGGCCGTCATTTTCTGCCCGTCCACCTGTTCCAGGCCCCTTTTCAAGCCTTCTTCTTCCATCCGGTATTCTTCCAGCAGTTTATCGAGATCGCCTAGATCAGTTTTAAGCCTCTCCTCTTCCTCCTTTTTGTAGCGGAGATCCGCCTCACCCAGCTGGATCAGGTTGTTCAATTCGAAAAGATCGTTCTGCGTCCGGCTGATGGTCTGTTCGGCCGTAACCAACTCGGTTCGCGCCGCCTCGAGATGATTCTCCGCCGTGTTGAGGCCTGTCTGATTTTCCTCCGCCTTGAGGCTTAAGGCCTTAAGCTCCTCCTCCAGACCCGTTTGCCCCCCGGCGAGGCGGGCGTAGTGATGCGAAGAAACCGCCAGATCCCATTTTTGAAATTCCTGCTTTACCGCCCGGTATTTTTCGGCCTTTTTGGCCTGACGGTCGAGGGTGTTGACCTGGCGGGTCAGCTCGGCGATGACATCGGTTAAGCGAAGAAGATTCTGCCGCGTCGATTCGATCTTTCGCAGGGCCGCCTCCTTGCGCGCCTTGAATTTGGAAACACCCGCCGCCTCCTCGATGTAAAACCGCCGCTCGTCGGGGCGGGCCGAAACCACCTGCGAAATCCGCCCCTGCTCGATGATGGAGTAGGCCTTGGTCCCCACGCCGGTTCCCAGAAAAAGATCGGTGATGTCCTTTAAGCGCGCCGGGGCCTTGTTGATGAAGTATTCACTTTGGGTCAATGACCCCTCGCCGGTGCGGTAGAGGCGCCGGCCGATGGAAATTTCGGAATAATTCGCATACGCCGGCGGGGTCTGGTAGCCTGAAGTGGAAAAGGTGAGTTCCACATGCGCCATGGAGAGGGGGGCGCGGGTCTCCGCGCCGGAAAAAATCACATCCTCCATGTTCCGCCCGCGCAGATGTTTGGCGCTCTGCTCCCCCATGACCCAGCGAACGGCGTCGACAATGTTCGACTTGCCGCAACCGTTGGGGCCGACAATGGCGGTGACATCCTTGTCGAAATGGACCACCGTTTTATCGACAAAAGATTTGAAGCCGTGGATTTCCAGATTTTTGAGCTTCATTCGATATTTTCGATATTAAAGATAAACCCCTGCCCTTCCCCGATCAAAATATCAACCGAAATTAAATGGATGGCGCGAAATGTTAAGGGGAGCGTAACACACAGCCAAAGCCCCTGCCAAGAAGAAATCCAATAAAGGATACAACTAATTGTATTTTAAAGAAAAACATCGAATGGCCTCCCTCCCTGGTTATCCACAGTTGTGGATAAAAATGTGAATATCAATGTAGGGTAATGTATTGCCAAATGCTCTCATTTCCGATATATATGAAGGGGAATGAAACCCTTTCTTCTTGCTCTTCTTGTCTCTTTTACCTTGGCTTCTTGCGCCTCTGTTTCATCCGGCGCGAAAACCGGCTCGCCGCAAAAAACGGTGTCAGCAACAAAATCAAAAAAGGTCCGTTCGGAGGCGGGGCTGAACATTCCTTCGTGGGGGGTGGCGATCGACGCCGTGTATGACAAGCGGCTCGACAATCTGGTGCCCGGATACAAAATCATCAATGTCGTTTTAAGCAACCGGGGTCCCGTGACCATTTCCCTCGATCCCACCAAGGATGTCTGGTTCATTCGCGACAGTGTGGGGAAAAGCCACCGCGCCGTCAACCATCTCCGTTTTGCCAGCGAAAAATTGTGGCTCTCCCTGCCGGTGGGATTGAAGGACAAACTGGAATACCCGCACGCAGTACGGACGGGAAATTCGACCAAGATCGATCTGTTCTTTCCGGAGAACGCCGAACTTTCGGGGTTCCGCGAGATCAGCTGGAAGTCGGACCATTTCAGGCAGACCTTCGACATCTACACCGCGATGGAAAAAAATCTCGACTGGGATTCAAAGTCCGAAAAAATCCCCGACACGCCGGCCTACCGGCAGTCGATTGAAAAGTACGAGGGGGAACTGCGAAAAGAGGATAATCAGCAGGAACCTGCAGATATGGGACAAACGGCGCCGGCAGGGCCGGCTGAGCCGGTTCAACCGGTGCCGCTGACGCCCGAAGAGGAAACCGGGGACACTATCGGCAGTGCCCGGCCCGGATATGAGATTCTTTCGACCGATCCCGCCGATACGGTATCGAAGCCCACCGCCCAGACGACTCATACCACCCCGGGCGAACAATCCCCCCAGCCTTTCGACCCGTGGCTGGATGACGAAGTGACGACGATTCCGATGGATTAAAACTCCCCGCATTCAAGCCCCTTGGGCCCCAGCGCCGCGCAGACCGTTTTTCCCCGGTTGGCGACATCGGCGTGAAAAACCTTTCCCACCGGCCAACGATAAATGAAGATGGGGTTTTTGGGGTTGGTGACATTGTAGATGGACAACCCTTCGTCACCGGGAAGGAGCAGTATTTTACCTCCCGCGGAAAAGCTGATTCCCCGAAACTGGGATGCCGTCATTTTAAGGTTTGGAATAATCGACGCCTCCATGGGAGGATCGGTCGTGAGATTGACCAGGGAGATAAAGACTCCGCCGTCTCTTTCGTAGAAGGCATAGAGAACCTTTTCATCGGGCGAAACTTTCACCTCCACCGCCTTCGCCTCTTTTTGGGAAGAGACAACGGTCGTCAGCATCTTTGGCTTCTTCCGCTCCGTGCCGACATCCACGAGGCAGACTCCCCCCGATCCGCACGCAACCGCCACCCGGGTCGCTCCGCCGTAGGCGCTGACGCCCCCGATTTCCGGAAACGGCAGGCCCCCCATTTTTTTCACCAGAAGGGGCGACTGAAAATTGTACACGGTCAAGGCCGTCTCCCCTTTACCGTCTTTTTTTGCCGCCGTCAGATAAAGATAATTTGTCTTTCCATCGGTTCCCATATCCATCCCCACAATATTCTGCCCTGCCAGATTAAGCTCCTGCACCCCCGGCAGGGCCGAAGCGGCTGGTTTTGCCGGTGCCGCCGGCAGGGCCGGTGCCGCCGAAAAGTCGGCCTTCACCAAAAAAAACTTTCCGCTGATTTCATCATAGAGAAAAACGGCGCCGTCAAAAGAAAACCCGCGGACGAACTTTGCCTTCTGATTTTTGGGCAGGAAGAGCGGCTTCAGGCCCCCTGTCTCCGACGGCACCGGCCCTGCCGGCAAAAAAGGGCGGGAGAAAAAAAGGGGATTGACGACAAGGGCTGTCTCGCTGGAGGGGAGCCAGACAGCTTCAATCAGGGAGGCCAGCGGAAGAATCTTTGCCGTCTTTTGGGACTCGCCGGATGACGGAGGAAATTCAAACCGGCCCAAGGCGTCATCGGAGGCGGCAAAAACAACCCCCCCACCGCCATGAACAGCCCGAATGGTTCCAAGGGGAGTTTGCGGCCCCTTCAATTCGGTTCTCGATGACAAATCGAAAACACTCAAAACCCCTTCTCTCAAAAAATAAAGAAAAGGCCGGTCACGGTCGGCCACTACGTCATCCACCGACGAGGCGAGATCAACTCTCTTCCCCAAATCGGTAATTCCCCAGGCCGGGTCGGCCCCCAAACCGTCGAGCGCCATCGGCATCCATTGAAGGGCCGTTCCCTTTCCCGTCTCTTTCGAGGCGAGAAGACAGATGAGATAATTTCTTTCCGCCCCACCGGCCGGGTCGGCCTCCTTTCGCTGTCCCAGAATTCTAAAGGGAGTCCCAATGGGAACGTCCGCCAGGGTGGAAAGGGTTTCCACCTCTACCAGGGTGAGGTTGCTCCCATGCACAACATAATAAGCCCCCCCCAAGACCATCATCTGCGAGGCGCCCCCAAGGGGCACCTCGGCGATAACCTGCACCTTGTTCAAATCGTTTAAGTCAAGAATCTGAATTTTATCCGGCAGGTAAACAAACAGTTGATTGAGGGTCGGCTCGATATCGAAATTTCCTCCCACTTCGAAGGTCTTGAGAATTTGTGGAGGTTGACCGGCGGCCGGAGCCCGGCTGGCGATCGGAGACGAGAGGATTTCAAAAATGTTCCCCCTCTCAGCTGTATAAACCAGGCTCCCCCCTGCGACCTTCATGG
Above is a genomic segment from Deltaproteobacteria bacterium containing:
- the smc gene encoding chromosome segregation protein SMC — its product is MKLKNLEIHGFKSFVDKTVVHFDKDVTAIVGPNGCGKSNIVDAVRWVMGEQSAKHLRGRNMEDVIFSGAETRAPLSMAHVELTFSTSGYQTPPAYANYSEISIGRRLYRTGEGSLTQSEYFINKAPARLKDITDLFLGTGVGTKAYSIIEQGRISQVVSARPDERRFYIEEAAGVSKFKARKEAALRKIESTRQNLLRLTDVIAELTRQVNTLDRQAKKAEKYRAVKQEFQKWDLAVSSHHYARLAGGQTGLEEELKALSLKAEENQTGLNTAENHLEAARTELVTAEQTISRTQNDLFELNNLIQLGEADLRYKKEEEERLKTDLGDLDKLLEEYRMEEEGLKRGLEQVDGQKMTADLDIARLEAEVEEAKEKGDEALKQVGLVKLSVEERGQKIHEMENRAVQIEALKKSHREKQEAAKKSIEEWEAENEKLARRLSELQKVCRSAAGELESLRQMKLNLSARTDQITAELNTHRENLKRAESELMRLKEELTQKKSRLDSLDELQKNFEGYQEGTRAVLMKKRESGGEGIFGTVADFVETEPQYEGAVSAVLGEKLQYVVVKSQNEGVEAAEYLKTAQSGRSTFVPVNLRDYGESTEPLPEQEGVLGPMARFVTLNGEYEGLKDFLFGDIYLVSDLRHALDIWSANGHRKTLVTLNGEVVAPSGVISGGTLENTAKALLEKKREMKELAQIIDGLRTVLAEKERLRGEAGSRVEGLETSLSEARHSSFEEEIKIANQEKDVAHFKEEIESLK